Proteins encoded in a region of the Acidobacteriota bacterium genome:
- a CDS encoding AI-2E family transporter, whose product MLLFDARTARALATVLLYALALLFIYFAWHTLVTFLFAIMFAYLLEPAVSGLQHRARLSRGHAVLTIYILISVAIGLFFAVFGPQILRQAGRLSDSLPALMHRITSGELLQQIARLRHWNPQTEQRVQQFLASHQHEISGWILEMLSAFASVGRNIIWVLLVPVLAIFFLLSGGRFAQAILDQLDRLRQRSFVRDLLQDMHDVLANYIRIQIILAVLTLLVYVGGFVAFRIPYAVALGVATGLLDFIPIVGPLIGAVTVLAVAFFSGYPYVIFVALFIGAWRLFMDYYLSPRMFGHRVQLHPLAVLFGVLAGAEIAGIIGVYLSVPILAILRAAWTRWRTFQGERSIILPSSTPPPPPPIEPAS is encoded by the coding sequence ATGCTGCTGTTTGATGCCCGCACCGCGCGGGCCCTGGCGACCGTCCTGTTGTATGCGCTGGCGCTGCTGTTTATCTACTTCGCCTGGCACACGCTGGTCACGTTTCTGTTCGCCATCATGTTCGCCTACCTGCTGGAGCCGGCGGTATCCGGTTTGCAGCACCGGGCGCGGCTGTCGCGCGGGCACGCGGTTCTAACGATTTACATCCTCATCTCTGTGGCCATCGGTCTTTTTTTTGCCGTCTTTGGTCCGCAAATCCTCCGGCAGGCGGGCCGGCTATCCGATTCGCTTCCGGCCTTGATGCACCGCATAACCAGCGGGGAGCTGCTGCAGCAGATCGCGCGGCTGCGGCACTGGAATCCGCAGACGGAACAGCGCGTCCAGCAGTTTCTGGCCAGCCACCAGCATGAAATCTCCGGCTGGATCCTGGAGATGTTGTCCGCCTTCGCCAGCGTCGGCCGCAACATCATCTGGGTGCTGCTCGTGCCCGTACTGGCGATCTTCTTTCTGCTCAGCGGCGGGCGCTTTGCTCAGGCTATCCTCGACCAGCTCGATCGCCTGCGCCAGCGGTCGTTTGTCCGCGACTTGCTGCAGGACATGCACGATGTGCTCGCCAACTACATCCGCATCCAGATTATCCTCGCGGTGCTGACGCTGCTGGTTTATGTCGGAGGCTTTGTCGCGTTCCGGATTCCGTATGCGGTGGCGCTGGGCGTAGCCACAGGCTTGCTGGATTTCATTCCGATTGTCGGCCCACTGATCGGCGCCGTCACGGTGCTGGCGGTGGCGTTCTTCTCCGGATATCCCTACGTGATCTTCGTGGCGCTGTTCATCGGGGCCTGGCGGCTGTTCATGGACTACTACTTGTCGCCGCGCATGTTCGGCCACCGGGTGCAACTACATCCGCTTGCGGTCCTGTTTGGAGTGTTGGCCGGGGCGGAAATTGCCGGCATTATTGGCGTCTATCTTTCCGTTCCCATCCTGGCCATTTTGCGCGCCGCCTGGACGCGCTGGCGCACGTTTCAAGGCGAACGATCCATCATCCTGCCTTCCAGCACGCCCCCACCGCCACCTCCGATTGAGCCGGCCTCATGA
- a CDS encoding nucleotidyltransferase family protein: MLGIIPAAGSATRMQPLGGSKELLPLGRHPAAGERAGALRVVSEYLLERMRLAGADRVCFIVAGDKPDLLRFYTHSAWAEQIFFALQPEPAGLCDAVFRAAPLVRPQEPVLIGLPDTVWYPRAAFANAVREDVHVITFPVARPQEFDAVIEAAPGQVARVEVKRPGSGTRRVWGAITAPGEVFLRLHKFWWTRGRQEQFLGDLFNAWIAAGERVSCDRQGTHYWDIGTPAGYEQALAERVWEEPEPQRAS; this comes from the coding sequence ATGTTGGGCATCATACCGGCTGCCGGCAGCGCCACCCGCATGCAGCCGCTGGGCGGCTCGAAAGAACTCCTGCCGCTGGGGCGTCACCCGGCGGCCGGCGAACGCGCGGGTGCTCTGCGCGTGGTGTCAGAGTATCTGTTGGAGCGCATGCGGCTGGCCGGCGCCGACCGCGTCTGCTTCATAGTGGCCGGTGATAAACCGGACTTGCTTCGTTTCTATACGCACAGCGCCTGGGCGGAGCAGATTTTTTTTGCGCTGCAGCCGGAGCCGGCCGGACTCTGCGATGCAGTGTTCCGGGCCGCGCCGCTGGTGCGGCCGCAGGAGCCGGTGCTGATCGGCCTGCCGGATACGGTTTGGTATCCGCGCGCCGCGTTTGCAAACGCGGTGCGTGAGGATGTTCATGTGATCACCTTTCCGGTGGCCCGCCCGCAGGAATTCGACGCCGTGATTGAAGCGGCGCCGGGCCAGGTAGCGCGGGTCGAGGTGAAGCGGCCCGGGAGCGGCACGCGGCGGGTGTGGGGCGCCATTACGGCGCCCGGCGAGGTCTTTCTGCGGCTGCACAAATTCTGGTGGACCCGGGGCCGGCAGGAGCAGTTCCTGGGCGATTTGTTCAACGCCTGGATCGCCGCCGGCGAACGCGTCAGTTGCGACCGCCAGGGCACGCACTACTGGGACATTGGCACGCCCGCCGGCTACGAGCAGGCGTTGGCCGAGCGCGTCTGGGAAGAACCAGAACCGCAGCGGGCCTCATGA
- a CDS encoding ribbon-helix-helix protein, CopG family has product MRRTQLYLDEILWDRLRTEARARHTTVSDLVRKALREKYVSSFERRRKAMEAVVGIWKDRTDLPDTDEYIRSMRRNTRAERLR; this is encoded by the coding sequence ATGAGGCGCACGCAGCTCTACCTCGATGAAATACTCTGGGATCGGCTCCGCACGGAGGCACGCGCACGACACACGACCGTGTCGGATCTCGTGCGTAAGGCACTGCGGGAAAAATACGTCAGTTCGTTCGAACGGCGGCGCAAAGCAATGGAAGCCGTTGTCGGCATCTGGAAGGACCGCACCGACTTGCCCGATACCGACGAATATATCCGCTCGATGCGCCGCAACACCCGTGCTGAACGCCTGCGATGA
- a CDS encoding aspartate aminotransferase family protein has product MDTAPSTTTALKRIQDLEAQYLFSTYTRVPLLLERGKGVFVYDSTGKKYLDFITGIGVNALGYAHPRLLAVIKEQSKLLIHSSNMYYNAYQGPLAEKLTKASRMERAFFTVSGAEAAECALKVARAVAQKISPDKYELVAVDHSFHGRTMGALSVTGQTEYRTPFGPLLPKVHFVPANDVAALTAAVNANTCAIILEPVQGEGGIHVLETSFLRAAADLARQHQASLIFDEIQCGMGRTGKLFAHQWTDLVPDILITAKPIASGYPLGACMARGAAATALTSHSHGTTFGGGPLACRLGIEVLDILDREEMYAHIRAMGERLKQGLEVLAKKHKFVKEVRGKGLMLGMEFDRPAKPVFDSMVEQGLLANVTHTYTIRMLPPYILEEQHVDKALRIVGKALRAAKKA; this is encoded by the coding sequence ATGGACACTGCGCCTTCCACCACCACGGCCCTGAAGCGCATTCAGGATCTTGAAGCCCAATATCTGTTTTCCACCTACACCCGCGTGCCGCTGCTGCTGGAGCGCGGCAAGGGCGTGTTCGTGTACGACAGCACCGGCAAGAAGTATCTCGACTTCATTACCGGCATCGGCGTGAACGCCCTGGGCTACGCGCATCCGCGCCTGCTGGCGGTGATCAAGGAACAGAGCAAGCTGCTGATTCACAGCTCGAACATGTATTACAACGCCTACCAGGGGCCGCTGGCGGAGAAGCTGACCAAAGCCAGCCGCATGGAGCGGGCGTTTTTCACCGTAAGCGGCGCCGAAGCCGCTGAATGCGCGCTCAAGGTGGCGCGCGCGGTGGCGCAGAAAATTTCGCCGGACAAGTATGAGCTGGTCGCCGTCGATCACTCTTTCCACGGCCGCACCATGGGCGCGCTTTCCGTGACTGGCCAGACCGAATATCGCACCCCCTTCGGGCCGCTGCTCCCGAAAGTGCACTTCGTGCCTGCCAACGATGTGGCCGCGCTCACGGCGGCCGTAAACGCCAATACCTGCGCCATCATTCTTGAACCGGTGCAGGGCGAAGGCGGCATCCACGTGCTGGAGACCTCCTTCCTGCGCGCCGCGGCCGATCTGGCGCGACAGCATCAGGCCAGCCTGATCTTTGATGAGATCCAGTGCGGCATGGGCCGCACCGGCAAGCTCTTCGCGCACCAGTGGACCGATCTCGTTCCGGATATCCTGATCACCGCCAAGCCCATTGCCAGCGGCTATCCGCTGGGCGCCTGCATGGCGCGCGGCGCGGCGGCGACGGCGCTGACTTCCCACAGCCACGGAACGACATTCGGCGGTGGGCCGCTTGCATGCCGCCTGGGCATCGAGGTGCTCGATATTCTCGATCGCGAAGAGATGTACGCCCACATCCGCGCCATGGGTGAGCGTCTGAAGCAGGGCCTGGAAGTTCTGGCGAAGAAGCACAAATTTGTGAAGGAAGTGCGCGGCAAAGGCCTGATGCTGGGCATGGAGTTCGACCGTCCCGCCAAGCCGGTGTTTGACAGCATGGTCGAGCAGGGCCTGCTCGCCAACGTCACCCACACCTACACCATCCGCATGCTGCCGCCCTACATTCTCGAAGAGCAGCACGTCGACAAAGCCCTGCGCATCGTCGGCAAGGCGCTTCGCGCAGCGAAAAAGGCATAG
- a CDS encoding tryptophan-rich sensory protein has protein sequence MGAGPCAAAPRVPLVLAPDWGPREPQSGAAHGCGRDALPSRNRPPLVVLQLFRPALLTAQSGATGWRPASPDFSSAIMMESTAMAIIALQSWMLLLFVVVNFAVAGAGARIGGRNHFTEIWYNSLRKPAWYPAEWVFAPVWSAIAAVTGVAGWAIWGQWRNGAAATALVLYGFCLGFNAVWQGVVFGLRRLGKGVAFAWLLWGTIVLTMLYAAADGTWTWLWLLPYWLWVGYCLRLNHALWVRNRVRALPPSSLEPEVLPAASPEPPPQTS, from the coding sequence ATGGGCGCGGGCCCCTGCGCGGCTGCGCCGCGCGTCCCGCTTGTGCTCGCGCCGGACTGGGGACCCCGTGAGCCCCAATCCGGCGCTGCGCATGGCTGTGGCCGGGATGCGTTGCCTTCCCGAAACCGGCCGCCCTTGGTAGTTCTGCAGCTTTTTCGGCCAGCTTTGCTCACGGCGCAAAGCGGCGCGACCGGCTGGAGGCCGGCTTCACCCGATTTCAGCAGTGCGATCATGATGGAGAGCACGGCCATGGCAATCATAGCCCTACAAAGTTGGATGCTGCTGCTGTTCGTGGTGGTGAATTTTGCCGTAGCCGGCGCCGGGGCACGCATCGGCGGGCGCAACCATTTCACCGAAATCTGGTACAACAGCCTGCGCAAGCCAGCGTGGTATCCCGCGGAATGGGTATTTGCGCCGGTCTGGAGCGCGATTGCCGCGGTCACCGGCGTTGCCGGCTGGGCCATCTGGGGCCAATGGAGGAACGGTGCGGCCGCCACGGCACTCGTGCTCTACGGCTTTTGCCTGGGATTCAATGCCGTCTGGCAAGGGGTGGTGTTTGGCTTGCGGCGCCTGGGGAAAGGAGTAGCGTTCGCCTGGCTGCTCTGGGGCACCATCGTCCTCACCATGCTCTATGCCGCAGCCGATGGCACCTGGACCTGGCTCTGGCTCCTGCCCTATTGGCTCTGGGTCGGCTACTGCCTCCGGCTCAATCACGCACTGTGGGTGCGCAACCGCGTGCGCGCCCTGCCGCCTTCATCGCTGGAGCCGGAAGTCTTGCCCGCGGCTTCCCCGGAGCCACCACCTCAAACGTCGTAA
- the alr gene encoding alanine racemase — MKSRNWVEISRGALRRNLAYVRQLLPPATAICAVVKADAYGHGAVACAEVFAAAGVEWLAVTSVEEGVKLRHAGLQPRILVLGGFEAEDAADLLQHHLTPAVWDAAQVRWLGAAMNGHRAGIHLKLETGMGRLGVTAAQEAEVAAALHAAPGVQVEAVFSHLASADSPDGHPSEQQHERLLAEAAAHHFTATSPAWHLLNSEAALRFPQWGGAMARVGLALYGYSAQPEHAQRLQPALTWKTRVVGVKELPAGHGIGYGARFHTPHTMRVATLAAGYADGYRREFFPGAQVALGGAPAPVVGAVSMDLTTVDASAAPQLALGDTATLLGAGAPDAAGLAQLAHTIPYEILCGISARVERIYVD, encoded by the coding sequence ATGAAATCGCGTAATTGGGTGGAAATCTCCCGCGGCGCCCTGCGCCGCAACCTCGCCTACGTCCGCCAGCTCTTGCCGCCCGCAACCGCCATCTGCGCGGTGGTGAAGGCCGACGCCTACGGCCACGGCGCGGTCGCTTGCGCCGAGGTGTTTGCCGCCGCAGGCGTGGAATGGCTGGCGGTCACCTCGGTCGAGGAAGGCGTCAAGCTCCGCCACGCCGGCTTGCAGCCGCGCATTCTGGTGCTCGGAGGCTTTGAAGCCGAGGACGCGGCCGATCTGTTGCAGCATCACCTGACGCCGGCCGTTTGGGACGCCGCTCAGGTCCGCTGGCTGGGTGCCGCGATGAATGGCCACCGCGCAGGCATTCATCTGAAGCTGGAGACGGGCATGGGGAGGCTCGGAGTCACCGCAGCGCAGGAAGCCGAAGTCGCTGCCGCCTTGCACGCTGCGCCGGGCGTGCAGGTCGAGGCCGTCTTTTCGCATCTCGCCAGCGCCGATTCGCCTGACGGCCATCCGAGCGAGCAGCAGCACGAGCGCTTGCTGGCCGAGGCGGCCGCGCACCACTTCACCGCTACCTCGCCCGCCTGGCACCTGCTCAATAGCGAGGCCGCGCTGCGGTTTCCACAGTGGGGCGGCGCGATGGCGCGCGTGGGCCTGGCGCTGTACGGTTACAGTGCACAGCCGGAGCACGCTCAGCGCCTGCAGCCGGCGCTGACCTGGAAGACGCGCGTGGTGGGGGTAAAGGAATTGCCCGCAGGCCACGGCATCGGCTACGGCGCCCGCTTTCATACGCCACACACCATGCGCGTGGCCACGCTCGCTGCGGGCTACGCCGATGGCTACCGCCGCGAGTTTTTCCCCGGCGCCCAGGTCGCTCTGGGCGGCGCGCCTGCGCCCGTGGTCGGCGCGGTGAGCATGGATCTGACCACGGTCGATGCCTCGGCGGCGCCGCAGCTCGCCCTCGGTGATACGGCCACGCTGCTGGGCGCCGGCGCTCCCGATGCGGCCGGGCTGGCGCAACTGGCGCATACCATCCCCTACGAAATCCTGTGCGGCATTTCCGCCCGCGTCGAGCGGATCTACGTCGATTGA
- a CDS encoding MoaD/ThiS family protein, whose translation MSVSIHIPTALRPYADRQATVEAEGGDVAELLQHLVQSHPQLRPHLFTADGQLRSFVNVYVNDEDIRYTGSERTPVKPSDTLSIIPSIAGGCCAGRCCGSHRL comes from the coding sequence ATGTCTGTTTCCATTCACATCCCCACCGCCTTGCGGCCCTACGCGGACCGGCAAGCCACGGTGGAGGCCGAGGGCGGAGATGTGGCCGAGCTGCTCCAGCATCTCGTCCAGTCGCACCCGCAACTCCGGCCGCATCTGTTCACCGCGGACGGCCAGCTCCGCAGCTTTGTCAACGTCTACGTCAACGACGAAGATATCCGCTATACTGGGAGTGAGCGCACTCCTGTGAAACCCTCCGACACGCTCTCGATCATCCCCTCCATCGCCGGCGGCTGTTGCGCCGGGCGATGTTGCGGCTCGCACCGCCTTTAG
- the thiD gene encoding bifunctional hydroxymethylpyrimidine kinase/phosphomethylpyrimidine kinase — MGLWVYTKVMAPLPAAPPLVLTIAGFDPTAGAGVLADIKAIAANQAYGLACIAALTVQTTSGVQAYEAVSAKMLERQLEALLSELSPRAVKIGMLGNRANVEAVARQLELHPLPWVVLDPVRQASLGTVLMDEGGWEALRKQLIPRVNVLTPNLDETEALTGIRPTKPAEFEQAALKLSAMGPRYIIIKGGHAERPSDVLYDGEKFVTLTADRVRTPNTHGTGCTFSAALAANLANGKQVQDAVVMAKAYLTAALKQSYAIGPGPGPLNHLYRLQEAPTSRNVDPAPQPSYTTR; from the coding sequence ATGGGCCTTTGGGTCTACACAAAAGTAATGGCCCCTTTGCCTGCCGCGCCTCCACTGGTGCTGACGATTGCCGGCTTTGACCCCACCGCCGGAGCCGGCGTTTTGGCCGATATCAAGGCGATTGCCGCCAATCAGGCGTATGGCCTGGCCTGCATCGCGGCACTTACCGTACAAACCACCAGCGGCGTACAGGCTTACGAAGCGGTTTCGGCGAAGATGCTCGAACGCCAGCTAGAGGCCCTGCTGAGCGAGCTGTCACCCCGCGCGGTGAAAATCGGTATGCTCGGCAACCGCGCCAATGTGGAAGCGGTGGCGCGGCAGTTGGAACTGCATCCTCTTCCGTGGGTGGTGCTCGATCCGGTGCGCCAAGCCTCCTTGGGCACGGTTTTGATGGACGAAGGCGGCTGGGAGGCGCTCCGCAAACAGCTTATCCCGCGGGTCAACGTGCTCACGCCAAACCTAGATGAGACCGAGGCATTGACCGGCATCCGGCCGACCAAACCCGCAGAGTTCGAGCAAGCGGCGTTAAAGCTGAGCGCGATGGGTCCGCGCTACATCATCATCAAGGGCGGCCACGCGGAGCGGCCTTCCGACGTGCTCTACGATGGCGAGAAGTTCGTCACCCTCACCGCCGACCGGGTGCGCACGCCCAACACCCACGGCACCGGCTGCACCTTTTCCGCCGCCCTGGCCGCCAATCTCGCCAATGGCAAGCAGGTGCAGGATGCCGTGGTCATGGCCAAGGCCTATCTCACGGCGGCGCTGAAGCAGTCCTACGCCATCGGCCCTGGCCCCGGACCGCTGAATCACCTTTACCGGCTGCAGGAAGCCCCCACCTCGCGCAACGTCGATCCGGCGCCGCAGCCCAGCTACACCACCCGCTAG
- a CDS encoding D-2-hydroxyacid dehydrogenase, with protein sequence MHSVRGIWHWPATATAQLQQEFPQVAFCTYPRAVEDPLTDTTAAAEAELFADADAVIAWRLDPRLWRGAKRLRWIHCPSSAVHQLLSPELIASPIAVTNGASVHAAMVAEHGVALLLALARRLPEAMQDQAAARWQPERWLGRMRRVAGATAVIAGLGNIGRELAPRLAALGMKVLGVRHHPELPVAGCAVVYGDQQLEELLPRADYLVLALPATEATAARVAAPQLALLPPHAFLLNLGRGTALDEGALLAALQTGRLAGAALDVFGREPLPPDSPLWHCPRLLISPHVAAAVPDTWDLQAALVARHLRNFLTGQPLSPLVDKARGY encoded by the coding sequence ATGCACAGCGTGCGTGGCATCTGGCACTGGCCGGCGACGGCCACAGCGCAGTTGCAGCAGGAATTTCCGCAGGTCGCGTTTTGTACCTACCCGCGCGCTGTCGAAGATCCGCTCACCGATACAACCGCGGCGGCCGAGGCGGAACTGTTCGCCGACGCGGATGCGGTCATCGCCTGGCGGCTCGATCCGCGCTTGTGGCGCGGCGCCAAGCGCCTGCGCTGGATTCACTGCCCCTCGTCGGCAGTGCATCAACTCCTTAGCCCTGAGCTGATCGCCAGTCCCATCGCGGTGACCAACGGCGCGAGTGTTCATGCCGCCATGGTGGCCGAGCATGGGGTGGCGCTGCTGCTGGCGCTGGCGCGGCGGCTGCCGGAGGCCATGCAGGATCAGGCCGCGGCGCGCTGGCAGCCGGAACGCTGGCTGGGCCGCATGCGGCGCGTTGCCGGCGCCACCGCCGTGATCGCCGGACTGGGCAACATCGGCCGCGAGTTGGCGCCGCGGCTGGCCGCGCTAGGCATGAAAGTGCTGGGCGTGCGCCACCATCCCGAGTTGCCGGTTGCCGGTTGTGCCGTGGTCTATGGCGATCAGCAACTGGAGGAATTACTGCCGCGAGCGGATTATCTGGTGCTGGCGCTGCCCGCAACCGAGGCCACCGCCGCGCGCGTGGCGGCGCCGCAGTTGGCGCTGCTGCCGCCGCACGCATTCTTGCTCAATCTCGGCCGCGGGACGGCACTCGACGAAGGCGCCCTGCTGGCGGCGCTGCAGACCGGCCGCCTCGCCGGCGCCGCGCTCGACGTGTTTGGCCGCGAACCGCTGCCGCCGGACTCCCCGCTTTGGCATTGCCCGCGCCTGCTGATTTCGCCCCACGTAGCGGCTGCGGTGCCCGACACCTGGGATCTGCAGGCCGCGCTGGTGGCGCGCCATCTGCGCAATTTCCTCACCGGCCAGCCGCTGTCACCATTGGTCGACAAGGCCCGCGGCTACTGA
- a CDS encoding type II toxin-antitoxin system VapC family toxin — MTGILVDSDILIEVFRGRNRILLQAWHDLSQREDLIATSAINVAELWRGVLAPEREALRQLLAELTCLPLDREEGELAGELMRRYAPSHGLELPDALIASVAVTQRLNFWTRNRRHFPMPELRFYDV; from the coding sequence ATGACAGGCATTCTGGTCGACTCCGATATTCTGATCGAGGTTTTTCGGGGGCGTAATCGGATCCTACTTCAGGCTTGGCACGATCTGAGTCAGCGCGAGGATCTGATCGCTACGAGCGCCATCAACGTGGCAGAGCTTTGGCGCGGCGTTCTGGCGCCGGAGCGCGAAGCCCTGCGACAGCTCCTGGCGGAGTTGACCTGCCTTCCGCTGGATCGCGAGGAGGGAGAATTGGCGGGCGAGTTGATGCGCCGCTATGCTCCCAGCCACGGGCTGGAGCTGCCCGATGCGCTCATCGCCAGTGTGGCGGTTACACAAAGGCTCAATTTCTGGACGCGCAACCGTCGGCACTTCCCGATGCCGGAGCTGCGCTTTTACGACGTTTGA
- the moeB gene encoding molybdopterin-synthase adenylyltransferase MoeB, which produces MATATMPDLSNDEILRYSRHLIIPEVGMDGQRKLKAARVLTIGAGGLGAPVGLYLAAAGVGTIGIVDFDVVDFTNLQRQVIHSTADVGRPKLTSATESICAINPGVEVVGYETRLDSSNALEIFRGYDLVIDGTDNFPTRYLVNDACVLSGIPNIYASIYRFEGQASVLALPDGPCYRCWYPEPPPPGLVPSCAEGGVLGVLPGLMGMIQATEAVKLICGIGEPLKNRVLLFDALQMRFRELKLRKNPECPVCGTHRTITKLIDYQEFCGIRGEEKTPTAADAAQVPEITATALQAEIATGKAPFILDVREPHEWQIGRIPGAVLIPLGELPKRLNELDKSRAIVTQCRSGARSLKAAHVLLDAGFANVRNLKGGILAWSDEVDPSVPKY; this is translated from the coding sequence ATGGCTACCGCGACCATGCCCGATCTCAGCAACGATGAGATTCTCCGTTACAGCCGTCATCTGATCATTCCGGAAGTCGGAATGGACGGGCAGCGCAAGTTGAAGGCGGCGCGCGTGCTCACCATCGGCGCAGGCGGGCTGGGCGCGCCCGTGGGCCTGTACCTGGCCGCTGCCGGCGTGGGCACCATCGGCATCGTCGATTTTGACGTGGTCGATTTCACCAACCTGCAGCGCCAGGTTATTCACTCGACCGCCGATGTCGGCCGGCCGAAGCTGACCTCGGCGACCGAGTCCATCTGCGCCATCAACCCCGGCGTGGAAGTGGTCGGTTACGAGACCAGGCTCGACAGCAGCAACGCGCTGGAGATCTTCCGCGGCTACGATCTGGTGATCGATGGCACCGATAACTTCCCGACCCGCTATCTGGTCAACGACGCCTGCGTGCTCAGCGGCATTCCGAATATCTACGCCAGTATTTACCGCTTCGAAGGCCAGGCGTCGGTGCTGGCGCTGCCCGATGGCCCCTGCTACCGCTGCTGGTATCCCGAGCCGCCGCCGCCAGGCTTGGTGCCAAGCTGCGCCGAAGGCGGCGTGCTCGGCGTTCTGCCCGGCTTGATGGGCATGATCCAGGCGACCGAGGCCGTCAAGCTGATTTGCGGCATCGGCGAGCCGCTGAAGAACCGGGTGCTCTTATTTGATGCCCTGCAAATGCGCTTCCGCGAGCTGAAGCTGCGCAAGAATCCGGAATGCCCCGTCTGCGGCACGCACCGCACCATCACCAAGCTGATCGACTATCAGGAGTTCTGCGGTATTCGCGGCGAGGAGAAAACGCCCACAGCCGCCGACGCCGCCCAAGTGCCTGAAATCACAGCCACAGCGCTGCAGGCCGAGATCGCCACCGGCAAGGCGCCGTTTATTCTCGATGTGCGCGAGCCGCACGAGTGGCAGATCGGCCGCATTCCCGGCGCCGTGCTGATTCCGCTGGGCGAGCTGCCCAAGCGCCTGAACGAGCTCGACAAAAGCCGAGCTATCGTGACCCAGTGCCGTTCCGGCGCGCGCTCGCTCAAAGCCGCGCATGTCCTGCTCGATGCCGGCTTTGCCAACGTGCGCAATCTGAAAGGCGGCATCCTCGCCTGGTCCGACGAAGTCGATCCCAGCGTGCCCAAGTATTAG
- a CDS encoding PLP-dependent cysteine synthase family protein, protein MAVGQGIVERIGNTPLLGFARIGAEAPAVEIVAKAEWANPGGSVKDRAAWRIMQAAEQAGELRAGRTLLDATSGNTGIAYAMLGAARGHRVRLCLPENASPERKRILAAYGAELQLTDPGEGSDGAIRAARALIAAEPERYYYADQYANPNNWQAHYYGTAEEIWKQTQGRVTHFVATLGTSGTFMGTARRLKELQRDIRCISLQPDSPFHGLEGLKHMATAIVPPIYDPALADEDRAVSTEAAYAMVRRLAREEGLLVGISSGAALVGALAVARTAAPGALIVTIFPDAGDKYLSDRFWEAKG, encoded by the coding sequence ATGGCCGTGGGGCAGGGCATCGTCGAGCGCATTGGCAACACGCCGCTGCTTGGGTTCGCGCGGATCGGCGCCGAAGCGCCCGCGGTCGAGATTGTGGCCAAGGCGGAGTGGGCCAACCCAGGCGGCAGTGTGAAAGATCGCGCCGCCTGGCGCATTATGCAGGCGGCGGAGCAGGCGGGCGAACTGCGCGCCGGGCGCACCTTGCTCGATGCCACCAGCGGCAACACCGGCATCGCCTACGCCATGCTGGGCGCGGCGCGCGGCCATCGTGTGCGGCTGTGCCTGCCGGAAAACGCCAGCCCCGAGCGCAAGCGCATTCTCGCCGCCTACGGGGCCGAACTGCAACTGACCGATCCGGGCGAGGGATCCGACGGCGCCATCCGCGCCGCCCGCGCGCTGATTGCAGCCGAGCCGGAACGCTATTACTACGCCGATCAGTATGCGAATCCCAACAACTGGCAGGCGCACTACTACGGTACGGCCGAAGAAATCTGGAAGCAGACGCAGGGACGCGTGACCCACTTCGTCGCGACGCTCGGCACCAGCGGTACCTTCATGGGCACGGCGCGCCGGCTGAAGGAGTTGCAACGCGACATCCGTTGCATCTCGCTGCAGCCCGATTCGCCCTTTCATGGCCTCGAAGGCTTGAAGCACATGGCCACCGCGATTGTGCCGCCCATTTATGATCCCGCGCTTGCCGATGAGGACCGCGCGGTGAGCACCGAAGCTGCCTACGCGATGGTGCGGCGGCTGGCGCGCGAGGAGGGCCTGCTCGTCGGCATCAGCAGCGGCGCGGCGCTGGTGGGCGCCCTGGCGGTAGCGCGCACCGCCGCGCCGGGCGCGCTCATCGTGACGATTTTCCCCGACGCCGGCGACAAATATCTCAGCGACCGCTTCTGGGAAGCCAAGGGGTAA
- a CDS encoding M67 family peptidase, with product MALVIPQAQLDAVLRHGEQTYPDECCGLLLGRMEAGGRRCITAIRPMRNANTASPRNRFDFDPREHLEAQRLARSRDLEIVGFYHSHPDHPARPSQYDLDHAAWPGYSYLIVAIHQGKRIPMDGANSFELAEDRSQFLPERIESTQEVS from the coding sequence ATGGCTCTAGTCATCCCGCAAGCGCAGCTCGACGCGGTTTTGCGCCACGGCGAGCAAACCTATCCGGACGAATGCTGCGGCCTGCTGCTCGGCCGCATGGAAGCGGGTGGGCGGCGATGTATCACGGCCATCCGTCCCATGCGCAACGCCAACACGGCTTCCCCGCGCAATCGCTTCGACTTCGACCCGCGCGAGCATCTGGAGGCACAGCGCCTGGCCCGCAGCCGCGACCTCGAGATCGTCGGTTTTTATCACTCCCACCCCGACCATCCGGCGCGGCCGTCGCAGTACGACCTCGACCATGCCGCCTGGCCGGGCTACTCCTACCTCATCGTCGCCATTCACCAGGGCAAGCGCATTCCGATGGATGGCGCGAATTCCTTCGAATTGGCGGAGGACCGAAGCCAATTCTTACCTGAACGCATCGAATCAACCCAGGAGGTGTCGTAA